Proteins from one Besnoitia besnoiti strain Bb-Ger1 chromosome XIII, whole genome shotgun sequence genomic window:
- a CDS encoding hypothetical protein (encoded by transcript BESB_030270) produces MAFQSATNRTSLHPLIMQQGNNAVCPRHLYPAPVLPPHANAPDSAALIPEGGPVRSFPHAQGLAAAGEQEYLNQACRDRHLSSSTAESVECEYYVWNSVTQQYSRTDPRTGEALLRDPHYLQYHFHLVDEHGDAQTVLPQRLEGGTTMTDCCATPCVQGVCLSAVTPALSARPAATEAAQAGEPAVRQAAEAHLLPPACALGAAHSPLMSGRERQGAASSHTHQLAPTDGIHVLPCLEDWCLWSRGIAAAPSAGGMNVDCPCCGQSDALPASHQSAPIACGEALPRGWRSPPSSPYASPHVCLGCSGVAGQAERGGVCVCCHCGCHARGTDKVCQLGGERVCSRRTPPIHRRDLSQTAKATWAATDRPENSNKKPELRSLSCDKRTEAHMPENSPLSSERLHSARAERGMQARAGLSSGGDDAYDPSRGREGSRQSDGTRSEATRNWDEGYGPSSEDSAASSVFNGDPRRSAVVVEPPQSVTLSTSRPWEFTRAAAHRNRSAPQRARYRASAHSLQDARARLQVAEHVVAVMSPWGGRRRADGRNSPSSRAFSGEIESADATVGREKARVDQGPGYGFSNGVFRRGTSKTRNPGGTRRGPPKTSQPGPAPGQRLRQHDPVSRGCQLRAAWDGDAFLRQQKRSQFDVKAYDTWLQNKGHLLRAKALELQREEQRLLLMMMEQQYPQTRKSSALQRS; encoded by the exons atgGCCTTTCAGTCCGCCACCAACCGCACCAGTCTCCACCCGTTAATCATGCAGCAGGGAAACAACGCGGTTTGCCCGAGGCATCTTTACCCTGCCCCTGTGCTTCCTCCGCATGCAAATGCTCCAGACAGTGCCGCCCTTATCCCAGAGGGGGGCCCTGTCCGGTCTTTCCCGCATGCTCAGGGTTTAGCTGCTGCAGGTGAACAGGAATACCTCAATCAAGCCTGCAGAGACCGACACTTAAGCTCCTCAACAGCTGAATCTGTTGAGTGCGAGTACTATGTGTGGAACTCCGTCACTCAGCAGTATTCGCGGACGGATCCGCGCACTGGAGAGGCGCTACTGCGAGACCCTCATTACCTGCAGTATCATTTCCATCTCGTCGACGAGCACGGTGATGCTCAGACCGTcttgccgcagcgcctggaaG gggGAACTACTATGACAGACTGCTGTGCCACCCCGTGCGTGCAAGGCGTGTGCCTGTCCGCCGTCACGCCTGCACTATCTGCACGTCCCGCGGCTACAGAAGCGGCTCAAGCAGGGGAACCCGCCGTCAgacaggccgcagaggcgcactTGCTGCCACCGGCCTGCGCCCTCGGGGCGGCTCATTCGCCGTTGATGAGTGGGAGAGAACGACAGGGTGCTGCGTCGTCGCATACTCACCAGCTGGCACCCACGGATGGAATCCATGTTCTCCCCTGTCTCGAGGACTGGTGTCTGTGGAGCCGTGGgatcgccgctgcgccttctgcaggcggAATGAATGTAGACTGTCCCTGCTGCGGGCAGAGTGACGCGTTGCCGGCGTCTCACCAGTCTGCTCCGATCGCATGCGGTGAGGCGCTGCCACGCGGctggcgctctccgccgtcgtcccCTTACGCCTCCCCCCACGTGTGTCTCGGATGCAGCGGTGTTGCAGGTCAAGCTGAACGCgggggcgtctgcgtctgctgtcACTGCGGGTGCCACGCGAGAGGGACGGATAAGGTCTGTcagctcggcggcgagcgagtgTGCAGCAGAAGAACCCCGCCCATCCACAGGCGTGATCTTTCACAAACGGCGAAGGCCACATGGGCTGCCACAGACCGGCCGGAGAACTCGAACAAGAAGCCGGAgctgcgctcgctctcctgtGACAAACGCACTGAGGCGCATATGCCGGAAAACAGTCCGTTGTCGAGCGAACGTCTGCACTCAGCGCGTGCTGAAAGGGGCATGCAGGCCCGGGCTGGACTCTCTTCTGGCGGGGATGACGCTTATGACCCGTCTAGAGGGCGGGAGGGCAGTCGGCAGAGCGACGGCACACGTTCCGAGGCTACCCGGAACTGGGACGAGGGGTATGGACCGTCTTCTGAGGACAGTGCGGCGTCCTCTGTCTTCAACGGGGatccgcggcgctcggccgTCGTTGTGGAACCGCCGCAATCTGTGACGCTGTCGACCAGCCGTCCGTGGGAGttcacgcgcgcggcggctcacCGGAATCGCAGCGCTCCGCAGAGAGCAAGGTACAGAGCCTCCGCTCATTCGCTGCAGGACGCACGAGCCCGCCTCCAGGTGGCTGAGCACGTTGTCGCGGTCATGTCGCCATgggggggaaggcgaagggcAGACGGCCGAaactcgccgtcgtcgcgggcgTTTTCAGGGGAAATCGAGTCAGCTGATGCGACCGTGGGTCGCGAGAAGGCCAGGGTCGACCAGGGCCCCGGATATGGTTTCAGCAACGGCGTCTTCCGGCGAGGCAcctcgaagacgcggaaTCCAGGCGGCACGCGTAGAGGCCCTCCGAAGACTTCTCAACCTGGACCTGCGCCAGGCCAGCGACTGCGTCAGCATGATCCAGTGAGCCGAGGTTGTCAACTGCGGGCTGCTTGGGATGGCGACGCATTTCTTCGGCAACAGAAGCGCTCTCAATTTGACGTGAAGGCATACGACACCTGGCTCCAAAACAAAGGGCATTTGCTGCGtgcgaaggcgctggagcTGCAGCGGGAAGAGCAACGCCTTCTTCTAATGATGATGGAACAGCAGTACCCCCAAACCAGGAAGAGCTCTGCTCTGCAACGTAGCTGA
- a CDS encoding tetratricopeptide repeat domain containing protein (encoded by transcript BESB_030260) translates to MSAAEAAQAFKAKGNAAFQEAKYQEAVGFFTEAIKQTPDDAVLYSNRSGAYACLNKLEEALQDAEVCVKLRPTWGKGYSRKGLAEFRMMKYKEAEATYQKGLQVDPTNEQLKEGLHQVQQQTDQLVSMQAMLAAAQAVNKHPKLAKYQQEDPEYMQRLTEILKQIQKNPQSLKLIMAQPDMRIKEGVVAAMGGDLEEDEEPQQSRTAASATSKGSRDSVGAAAASKESEAPAKELTEEEKEAEAFKQKGNELYKQKMFAEALEAYDAAIEKNPTEILYLNNKAAVYMEMGEYDKCLAECQKALDKRYECKADFSKVAKVYCRMAACKTRAGEYNDAIGFYEKALCEDNNRATRNALNEVKKLKEKKEREDYINPELAEEHREKGNECFKKGDYPAAKKEYDEAIKRNPKDAKLYSNRAAALTKLCEYPSALRDADTSVQLDPTFVKGWSRKGNLHMLLKEYPKALQAFDKGLAIEPTNQECIQGKMTVLNKVQQLQSSGEVDPEQMAHSLADPEIQAILKDPQMNIVLMNIQEKPDLIHEYLRDPKIKDGINKLIAAGILRVA, encoded by the exons ATGTCGGCTGCCGAGGCCGCACAGGCTTTCAAGGCGAAAGGGAACGCCGCGTTCCAAGAGGCGAAGTACCAGGAGGCAGTCGGCTTTTTCACAGAGGCCATTAAACAAACGCCTGATGACGCTGTTCTCTACTCCAACAGATCCGGCGCCTACGCGTGCCTGAACAAGTTGGAGGAGGCCCTCCAAGATGCGGAAGTCTGTGTGAAGCTCCGCCCGACGTGGGGCAAG GGCTACTCGAGGAAAGGCTTGGCGGAGTTTCGCATGATGAAGTAcaaagaggcggaggcgacgtaCCAAAAGGGGCTGCAGGTTGACCCGACTAACGAGCAACTGAAGGAGGGCCTCCATCAG GTTCAGCAGCAGACAGATCAACTCGTCTCCATGCAGGCGatgctcgccgcggcgcaagcGGTTAACAAGCACCCCAAACTGGCAAAGTATCAGCAGGAAGACCCCGAATACATGCAGCGCTTGACGGAGATTCTGAAGCAGATCCAGAAGAACCCGCAGTCGCTCAAACTCATCATGGCCCAACCT GACATGCGCATCAAAGAGGGCGTCGTTGCAGCGATGGGGGGGGACTTGGAGGAGGATGAAGAGCCTCAGCAGAGCCGGaccgcagcctcggcgacCTCGAAGGGGTCTCGCGATTCCgtgggcgcagctgcagcctcgaAGGAGAGTGAAGCGCCTGCGAAGGAGCTcacggaggaagagaaggaggctgAAGCTTTCAAGCAAAAGGGCAACGAGCTGTATAAGCAGAAAATGTTCGCCGAGGCCCTGGAGGCCTACGACGCGGCAATTGAAAAGAACCCCACCGAAATCCTGTATCTCAACAACAAAGCTG ctgttTACATGGAGATGGGCGAATACGACAAGTGCTTGGCGGAGTGCCAGAAGGCGTTGGACAAGCGTTACGAGTGCAAGGCTGATTTTTCGAAGGTTGCAAAG GTCTACTGTCGCATGGCTGCATgcaagacgcgcgcgggcgagtaCAACGACGCTATCGGGTTCTACGAGAAAGCTCTCTGCGAAGACAACaaccgcgcgacgcgcaatGCGCTCAACGAAGTGAAAAAgctgaaggagaagaaggaacgcgAGGACTACATCAATCCTGAGTTGGCGGAGGAACATCGCGAAAAGGGCAACGAGTGTTTCAAGAAGGGTGACTACCCGGCTGCGAAAAAAG AGTACGACGAGGCCATCAAGAGGAATCCAAAAGACGCCAAGCTCTACAGCAACAGGGCGGCTGCGTTGACCAAACTCTGCGAGTACCCTTCTGCACTACGG GACGCCGACACTAGCGTGCAGCTGGACCCCACATTTGTGAAGGGCTGGAGCCGCAAGGGCAACCTCCACATGCTCCTGAAGGAGTACCCGAAGGCGCTTCAGGCCTTTGACAAGGGCCTGGCAATCGAGCCCACCAACCAGGAGTGCATTCAGGGCAAGATGACCGTCCTGAACAAagtgcagcagctccagagCTCGGGAGAGGTCGACCCCGAACAAATGGCGCATTCGTTG GCTGACCCGGAGATTCAAGCGATTCTCAAAGACCCCCAGATGAACATCGTGCTGATGAACATCCAGGAGAAACCCGATTTGATCCATGA GTATCTTCGCGACCCGAAGATCAAGGACGGAATCAACAAGCTTATTGCCGCTGGTATTCTGCGGGTTGCCTGA